A single Lynx canadensis isolate LIC74 chromosome D2, mLynCan4.pri.v2, whole genome shotgun sequence DNA region contains:
- the NKX2-3 gene encoding homeobox protein Nkx-2.3, with translation MMLPSPVTSTPFSVKDILNLEQQQQQHFHGAHLQADLEHHFHSAPCMLAATEGTQFSDGGEEDEEEEGDKLSYLNSLATADGHGGSGLCPQSYVHTVLRDSCSGPKEHEEEPEVVRDRSQKSCQLKKPLEAAGDCKAAEESERPKPRSRRKPRVLFSQAQVFELERRFKQQRYLSAPEREHLASSLKLTSTQVKIWFQNRRYKCKRQRQDKSLELGAHAPPPPPRRVAVPVLVRDGKPCVTPGAQAYGAPYSVGAGAYSYNSFPAYGYGNSAAAAAAAAAAAAAAAAYSGSYGCAYPAGGGGGGGGGGGASAAAAAMQPACSAAGGGPFVNVSNLGGFGGGGGAQPLHQGAATGAACAQGTLQGIRAW, from the exons ATGATGTTACCAAGCCCGGTCACCTCCACCCCTTTCTCAGTCAAAGACATTTTGAATctggagcagcagcagcaacagcactTCCACGGCGCGCACTTGCAGGCGGACTTGGAGCACCACTTCCACTCCGCACCGTGCATGCTGGCCGCCACCGAGGGGACTCAATTTTCTGACGGAGGGGAAGAAGACGAGGAAGAAGAGGGCGACAAACTATCCTATTTGAACTCACTAGCCACAGCCGATGGCCACGGGGGCTCGGGGCTCTGTCCCCAGAGCTACGTCCACACAGTCCTGCGAGACTCGTGTAGCGGGCCTAAGGAACATGAAGAGGAGCCCGAGGTCGTGAGGGACCGGAGCCAAA AAAGCTGCCAGCTGAAGAAGCCTCTGGAGGCGGCCGGGGATTGTAAGGCGGCGGAGGAGAGCGAGAGACCCAAGCCACGCAGCCGCCGGAAGCCCCGGGTCCTCTTCTCGCAAGCCCAGGTCTTCGAGCTGGAACGCAGGTTCAAGCAGCAGAGGTACTTGTCGGCGCCCGAGCGCGAGCACCTCGCCAGCAGCTTGAAGCTCACGTCCACGCAGGTGAAAATCTGGTTCCAGAACCGCAGGTACAAGTGCAAGAGACAGCGGCAGGACAAGTCTCTGGAGCTGGGCGCGCACGCACCCCCGCCGCCACCGCGCCGCGTGGCAGTGCCTGTGCTGGTGCGGGACGGCAAGCCGTGCGTCACGCCGGGCGCGCAAGCCTACGGCGCGCCCTACAGCGTGGGTGCGGGCGCCTACTCCTACAACAGCTTCCCCGCCTATGGCTATGGGAactcggccgccgccgccgccgccgccgctgccgccgccgccgccgcggcggCCTACAGCGGCAGCTACGGCTGTGCGTACCcggcaggcggcggcggcggcggcggcggcggcggcggggcctcCGCGGCGGCCGCGGCCATGCAGCCCGCCTGCAGCGCTGCCGGAGGCGGCCCCTTTGTGAACGTGAGCAACCTAGGCGGCTTtggcggtggcggcggcgcgCAGCCGTTGCACCAGGGTGCGGCGACCGGGGCTGCTTGCGCGCAGGGCACCTTGCAGGGCATCCGGGCCTGGTAG